In Puntigrus tetrazona isolate hp1 chromosome 24, ASM1883169v1, whole genome shotgun sequence, a genomic segment contains:
- the twsg1b gene encoding twisted gastrulation protein homolog 1-B, producing MQPLSSSSSSSSVFFLLLSSFSLSLACNKALCASDVSKCLIQELCQCRPADGNCSCCKECLMCLGSLWEECCDCVGMCNPKNLSETPATAKSTVEELQRPIPSLFRALTDGDAPINMMVVSFPVSEELSYHQNLVSFLETLEDAHQNVSLPGNSIHASYDTQDKQCTVVYFDDCVSIRQCKQYCESMGASKYRWFHNACCECIGPECLDYGSKAVRCMNCQY from the exons ATGCAGCCTCTATCGTCTtcgtcttcatcatcttcagtgttttttcttcttctgtcaagtttttctctctctttggcGTGTAATAAAGCTCTGTGCGCCAGCGACGTCAGCAAGTGTCTCATTCAG GAGCTGTGTCAGTGCCGGCCGGCGGATGGGAACTGCTCGTGCTGTAAAGAGTGTCTGATGTGTTTGGGTTCTCTGTGGGAGGAGTGCTGTGACTGTGTGG GCATGTGCAACCCCAAGAACCTGAGTGAGACTCCGGCGACGGCTAAGAGTACAGTGGAGGAGCTCCAGCGGCCGATCCCTTCCCTCTTCAGAGCACTGACCGACGGAGACGCTCCCATCAACATGATGGTGGTGTCCTTCCCTGTGTCCGAGGAGCTGTCCTATCACCAGAACCTGGTGTCCTTCCTGGAGACACTGGAGGACGCCCATCAGAATGTGTCTCTGCCCGGGAACAGCATCCACGCCAGCTACGACACGCAGG ataaGCAGTGTACGGTGGTGTACTTCGATGACTGTGTGTCCATCCGTCAGTGTAAGCAGTACTGTGAGTCGATGGGAGCGTCTAAGTACCGCTGGTTCCACAACGCCTGCTGCGAGTGCATCGGACCCGAGTGTCTGGACTACGGCAGCAAAGCTGTGCGCTGCATGAACTGCCAGTActga
- the ssr1 gene encoding translocon-associated protein subunit alpha isoform X1, whose protein sequence is MRLLQKLLLLLLLAFPATLLLKGTVVSAQDATEEEEAVDEDAADDVMAEDEDDEAEVEDDDNTELTEEKEEEEEEALVGEMKASPNADTTILFDKGEDFPANNIVKFLLGFTNKGSENFVVESLDASFRYPQDFQFYIQNFTALQLGTVVPPQRQATFEYSFIPAEPMGGRPFGLVINLNYKDSSGNVFQDAVFNQTVTITEKEDGLDGETIFLYVFLSGLGLLLVVGLHQLLESRKRRRPAPKVEMGTSNHNDVDMSWIPQETLNQIMASRRDKASPRRSPRKRTQKRSAGSDE, encoded by the exons ATGAGACTGCTGCagaagctgctgctgctgctcttgCTGGCGTTTCCCGCGACGCTGCTGCTGAAGG ggacGGTCGTTTCTGCCCAGGACGCCACCGAGGAAGAGGAGGCTGTGGATGAAGATGCTGCTGATGATGTGATGgctgaggatgaggatgatgaagcTGAGGTGGAGGACGATGATAACACAGAGCTA ACGGAAGaaaaggaggaagaggaggaagaagctCTGGTGGGGGAGATGAAGGCTTCTCCCAACGCTGACACCACCATCCTCTTCGACAAAGGAGAAG ATTTTCCCGCTAACAACATCGTGAAGTTCCTGCTGGGGTTCACTAACAAGGGCTCGGAGAACTTCGTGGTGGAGTCTCTGGACGCTTCGTTCCGTTACCCGCAGGACTTCCAGTTCTACATCCAGAACTTCACGGCTCTGCAGCTGGGCACCGTGGTTCCTCCTCAGCGCCAGGCCACCTTCGAGTACTCCTTCATCCCCGCCGAGCCCATGGGAGGAAGACCCTTCGGCCTCGTCATCAACCTCAACTACAAGGACAgcagc GGCAATGTGTTCCAGGACGCCGTCTTCAATCAGACCGTCACCATCACCGAGAAAGAGGATGGTCTGGACGGAGAAAC gatcTTTTTGTACGTGTTTCTGTCAGGTCTCGGTCTTCTCCTGGTGGTTGGTCTTCATCAGCTTCTCGAGTCACGCAAG aggAGACGGCCGGCGCCTAAAGTTGAGATGGGAACCTCTAATCACAACGATGTGGACATGAGCTGGATCCCACAGGAAACACTCAACCAGATCA TGGCGAGTCGACGAG atAAAGCGTCTCCGAGGCGATCTCCGCGCAAGAGGACCCAGAAGCGCTCGGCAGGATCAGACGAGTGA
- the ssr1 gene encoding translocon-associated protein subunit alpha isoform X2, with amino-acid sequence MRLLQKLLLLLLLAFPATLLLKGTVVSAQDATEEEEAVDEDAADDVMAEDEDDEAEVEDDDNTELTEEKEEEEEEALVGEMKASPNADTTILFDKGEDFPANNIVKFLLGFTNKGSENFVVESLDASFRYPQDFQFYIQNFTALQLGTVVPPQRQATFEYSFIPAEPMGGRPFGLVINLNYKDSSGNVFQDAVFNQTVTITEKEDGLDGETIFLYVFLSGLGLLLVVGLHQLLESRKRRRPAPKVEMGTSNHNDVDMSWIPQETLNQINKASPRRSPRKRTQKRSAGSDE; translated from the exons ATGAGACTGCTGCagaagctgctgctgctgctcttgCTGGCGTTTCCCGCGACGCTGCTGCTGAAGG ggacGGTCGTTTCTGCCCAGGACGCCACCGAGGAAGAGGAGGCTGTGGATGAAGATGCTGCTGATGATGTGATGgctgaggatgaggatgatgaagcTGAGGTGGAGGACGATGATAACACAGAGCTA ACGGAAGaaaaggaggaagaggaggaagaagctCTGGTGGGGGAGATGAAGGCTTCTCCCAACGCTGACACCACCATCCTCTTCGACAAAGGAGAAG ATTTTCCCGCTAACAACATCGTGAAGTTCCTGCTGGGGTTCACTAACAAGGGCTCGGAGAACTTCGTGGTGGAGTCTCTGGACGCTTCGTTCCGTTACCCGCAGGACTTCCAGTTCTACATCCAGAACTTCACGGCTCTGCAGCTGGGCACCGTGGTTCCTCCTCAGCGCCAGGCCACCTTCGAGTACTCCTTCATCCCCGCCGAGCCCATGGGAGGAAGACCCTTCGGCCTCGTCATCAACCTCAACTACAAGGACAgcagc GGCAATGTGTTCCAGGACGCCGTCTTCAATCAGACCGTCACCATCACCGAGAAAGAGGATGGTCTGGACGGAGAAAC gatcTTTTTGTACGTGTTTCTGTCAGGTCTCGGTCTTCTCCTGGTGGTTGGTCTTCATCAGCTTCTCGAGTCACGCAAG aggAGACGGCCGGCGCCTAAAGTTGAGATGGGAACCTCTAATCACAACGATGTGGACATGAGCTGGATCCCACAGGAAACACTCAACCAGATCA atAAAGCGTCTCCGAGGCGATCTCCGCGCAAGAGGACCCAGAAGCGCTCGGCAGGATCAGACGAGTGA